One genomic region from Chlamydia poikilotherma encodes:
- a CDS encoding Rne/Rng family ribonuclease — MENDILLNIESKEIRYAHLKNGQLFDLIIERKKIRQLKGNIYRGRVTNILRNIQSAFINIDERENGFIHISDVLENSKKFEQMFDMDFDVLPKENNEKTEAPIEELLKLDSPVLVQVVKEPIGTKGARLTSNISIPGRYLVLLPNSPHRGVSRKIEDPHMRDQLKQLIRSFEMPQDMGLICRTASVLASTDALINEAHDLLATWKSILEKFHSTDQPCLLYEETDILKKAVITCIDKNYKRLLIDDYSTYQKCKHMLKKYSPDSAVKIEYYRDSIPMFERFNIEKEIDKATKRKIWLSSGGYLFFDKTEAMHTIDVNSGRSTQLESGVEETLVQINLEAAEEIARQLRLRNVGGLVIIDFIDMKSRKNQRRVLERLKEHMKYDAARCTILSMSEFGLVEMTRQRNRESLMQTLFTTCPYCSGNAIIKTPESVVIEIERDLKKVINHKEHSHLCLVVHPEIAGYMKQEKDDDELIRLAKQLKAKLQINTSDSLHLNHYQFFSLVTGESIEL, encoded by the coding sequence ATGGAAAACGACATCTTATTAAATATAGAGTCTAAAGAAATTCGCTACGCTCATCTAAAAAACGGTCAGCTTTTTGATCTCATCATTGAAAGAAAAAAAATTCGACAACTCAAAGGCAACATCTATCGAGGTCGCGTAACTAATATCTTAAGAAACATTCAATCTGCTTTCATTAATATTGATGAAAGAGAAAATGGCTTCATCCACATTTCAGATGTATTAGAAAATTCTAAAAAGTTTGAACAAATGTTCGATATGGATTTCGATGTTCTCCCCAAAGAAAACAATGAAAAAACCGAAGCCCCAATAGAAGAGTTATTAAAATTAGATAGTCCTGTATTAGTTCAGGTGGTTAAAGAACCTATAGGAACCAAGGGCGCACGTTTAACCTCAAATATTTCTATTCCGGGACGTTATTTAGTTTTACTGCCTAATTCTCCTCATCGTGGTGTGTCTAGAAAAATCGAAGACCCCCACATGAGAGATCAGCTAAAACAGCTTATTCGTTCTTTTGAAATGCCCCAAGATATGGGTTTGATTTGTCGAACAGCCAGCGTACTTGCTTCTACTGACGCATTAATAAATGAAGCTCATGACTTGCTTGCAACTTGGAAAAGTATCTTAGAAAAATTCCACTCCACAGATCAACCTTGTCTACTTTATGAAGAGACCGATATCTTAAAAAAAGCTGTAATCACCTGCATAGATAAGAATTATAAACGCCTACTAATTGATGATTATTCCACCTATCAAAAATGTAAGCATATGCTAAAAAAATATTCCCCCGACTCCGCTGTAAAAATTGAATACTATCGTGATTCAATTCCTATGTTTGAGCGATTCAATATCGAAAAAGAAATTGATAAAGCAACAAAGCGAAAGATTTGGCTTTCCAGCGGTGGTTACCTATTTTTCGATAAAACAGAAGCAATGCATACTATTGATGTGAACTCTGGGAGAAGCACACAATTAGAAAGCGGTGTTGAAGAGACTCTGGTTCAAATCAATCTAGAAGCTGCTGAAGAGATCGCTAGACAACTTCGCCTACGCAATGTTGGTGGTTTGGTCATTATCGATTTCATAGATATGAAATCACGTAAAAATCAGCGTCGTGTTTTAGAACGTCTAAAAGAACATATGAAATATGATGCCGCACGCTGCACTATTTTAAGTATGAGCGAATTCGGTCTCGTAGAAATGACCCGTCAAAGAAATCGCGAATCTCTAATGCAAACACTATTTACAACGTGTCCTTACTGCAGTGGTAATGCAATTATCAAAACTCCAGAAAGTGTAGTTATTGAAATTGAAAGAGATCTCAAAAAAGTGATCAACCATAAAGAACACTCCCATCTATGTTTAGTTGTTCACCCGGAAATTGCTGGTTATATGAAACAGGAAAAAGACGATGATGAACTCATTCGCCTGGCTAAACAATTAAAAGCTAAATTACAAATTAATACTTCGGACTCGCTTCATCTCAATCATTACCAATTCTTCTCATTAGTTACAGGAGAGAGTATTGAGTTATAG
- a CDS encoding insulinase family protein, with protein MKWKALSVTLLLSLLVTACKQHTRTIPDQCPLKVLTPSIANQKTAKIICANGLQLLIISNPGISTSGAALAVKTGNSSDPKEFPGLAHLTEHCVFLGNEKYPNSDGFSHFLSNNNGTYNAYTGSYTTSYLFSIKNSAFSEAIDQFVHLFIQPLFDQEDVDREKNAVNQEFAMHPNKDLRRVHRIQQLIAPKGHPIQRFGCGNASTLAKVRSQDMHPWFDQHYHPENMIAVVHTTEPIEKAVKKFPKIFAKIPSKKNNLHKKTFSHPEEDFSSGKLYINSAVEPTASIKIYWHLYNTSQASLGCYAALAYVLNHEATDSLVSLLKEEKLITEFDSGFYKTSESTGSFTIYYQLTEKGEREYSKVLLHTFKYLHQIQKQGIPEYCLKDISTINALEYCYSSKTDLFRTLQGQIADLIDEDLTTYPYQSLVYPQYSFQEEQDTLTILSDPYQAHYVLSTKNPENWKDATKHYDSIFKMDYYEKSLPDLESYKQASVQEHMALPQPNIYIPKNIEVSNISKIDNKEFPFKPQLAYEDAGLTFYYCEDHFYTMPKLTINLRMRSPNISRKDIRSLIATDLCSLAINENLLKQYYLAAQASLFFSTSLRGDGLNLEITGYNTTAPILLKSILSSLKPSINQERFDIHKQQLMETYQRKISECPIRAGMDRLWSYTLNDVYSYHDKLTTLQTMDFEEVEKFSNIMFEQLHVEAMALGPPSKKQEQELVTIVKDFVSSYPTYEADAFYYQRQDKEISNIKIDYPLSGNAMLLVLQDKHSSSIEHIVATEMMFKWLHHIAFAHLRTEQQLGYVIGACYHEPLLCPSGLFYIRSNAYTPQELVIKTKTFIEGVAISPEKFGMSEQYFSDLKDAYIKNITDPTYSLESMGSALFSLAFEKASVQFSLPNEKIIAAKAMDYMTFKTYCQEFLNQKPGSEIPVYIHGKDR; from the coding sequence ATGAAGTGGAAGGCACTGTCTGTTACTTTACTGTTATCTCTACTAGTAACAGCATGCAAACAACACACACGGACAATCCCCGATCAGTGCCCCCTAAAAGTTCTTACCCCATCTATAGCAAATCAAAAAACTGCCAAAATCATCTGTGCAAATGGCCTTCAATTACTAATAATTTCTAATCCAGGAATCTCAACTTCAGGAGCAGCTCTAGCAGTAAAAACAGGAAATTCCTCGGATCCTAAAGAATTTCCTGGATTAGCACATTTAACAGAACATTGTGTATTTTTAGGAAATGAGAAATATCCAAATAGTGACGGATTTTCCCATTTTTTAAGTAATAATAATGGCACGTATAACGCCTACACTGGCTCTTATACAACAAGTTATCTATTCTCTATAAAGAACTCAGCATTTTCTGAAGCTATAGATCAATTCGTCCACTTATTTATTCAACCTCTTTTCGATCAGGAGGACGTTGATAGGGAGAAAAATGCTGTAAACCAAGAATTCGCGATGCATCCGAATAAAGATCTTCGTCGTGTACATCGTATTCAACAACTTATTGCTCCTAAAGGACACCCTATTCAGAGATTCGGATGTGGGAATGCATCTACTTTAGCAAAAGTAAGATCTCAGGATATGCATCCGTGGTTTGATCAGCATTATCATCCTGAAAATATGATTGCTGTTGTTCATACAACAGAGCCAATAGAGAAGGCTGTAAAAAAATTCCCAAAAATCTTTGCTAAGATTCCTTCTAAGAAAAATAATCTTCATAAAAAAACGTTCTCTCACCCTGAAGAGGATTTCTCATCAGGAAAACTTTATATTAATTCTGCTGTAGAACCCACAGCAAGTATAAAGATTTATTGGCATCTCTATAACACATCTCAAGCTTCTCTCGGTTGTTATGCGGCCCTGGCTTATGTGTTAAATCATGAAGCAACAGATAGTCTCGTCTCTTTATTAAAAGAAGAAAAACTTATTACGGAGTTTGATTCTGGATTTTATAAAACTTCAGAAAGTACAGGAAGTTTCACTATCTATTATCAGCTCACTGAAAAAGGTGAGAGAGAATACTCAAAGGTATTGCTCCATACCTTTAAATATTTACATCAAATCCAAAAACAAGGAATTCCTGAATATTGTTTGAAAGATATTTCTACAATCAACGCCCTAGAATACTGCTACAGTTCAAAAACAGATCTTTTTAGAACTCTTCAGGGACAAATCGCGGATCTTATAGATGAGGATTTAACTACCTACCCATATCAATCACTTGTTTATCCACAATATTCTTTTCAAGAAGAACAAGATACCCTGACGATCCTTTCGGATCCCTATCAAGCCCATTATGTATTATCAACAAAAAATCCTGAGAATTGGAAAGATGCAACAAAGCATTACGACAGCATTTTTAAAATGGATTATTATGAAAAATCCCTACCAGATTTAGAATCTTACAAACAGGCTTCTGTACAAGAGCACATGGCTCTACCTCAACCAAACATCTATATTCCGAAAAATATTGAGGTTTCAAACATATCTAAAATAGACAACAAGGAATTCCCCTTCAAACCTCAGCTAGCATATGAAGATGCCGGTCTTACCTTCTACTATTGTGAAGATCATTTCTATACAATGCCCAAGCTTACTATAAATTTGCGCATGCGCTCTCCTAACATCTCTAGGAAAGATATCCGTTCATTAATAGCTACAGATCTATGTTCCCTAGCAATTAATGAAAATCTCCTTAAGCAATACTATCTAGCAGCTCAAGCTAGTCTTTTCTTCTCCACCTCTTTACGTGGAGACGGGTTGAATTTAGAAATCACTGGATATAACACGACAGCACCTATCCTATTGAAATCTATTTTATCTTCCCTAAAACCATCCATAAATCAAGAAAGATTCGATATACATAAGCAACAGCTTATGGAAACCTATCAAAGAAAGATCTCAGAATGCCCTATACGAGCAGGTATGGATAGGCTTTGGTCTTATACCCTAAACGATGTCTATTCCTATCATGATAAATTGACTACCCTTCAAACTATGGATTTTGAAGAAGTAGAAAAATTTTCAAACATCATGTTTGAACAACTACATGTTGAAGCCATGGCTCTTGGACCGCCCTCAAAAAAACAAGAACAAGAATTAGTAACTATTGTTAAAGACTTCGTTTCCTCCTACCCTACGTATGAAGCAGATGCTTTCTATTATCAAAGACAAGACAAAGAAATCTCAAATATAAAAATAGATTACCCTTTATCCGGAAATGCTATGTTATTAGTTCTTCAGGATAAACATTCCTCTTCTATCGAGCATATTGTTGCTACGGAGATGATGTTTAAATGGTTACACCACATAGCCTTTGCTCATTTGCGAACAGAACAACAATTAGGTTATGTCATAGGGGCGTGTTATCACGAACCTTTATTGTGTCCTTCGGGTCTATTTTATATCCGTTCTAATGCCTACACACCTCAAGAGCTTGTAATAAAAACAAAAACGTTCATTGAAGGAGTTGCTATATCTCCAGAGAAATTTGGAATGTCTGAGCAATATTTTTCTGATTTAAAAGACGCTTATATAAAAAATATCACTGACCCCACATATTCCTTAGAGTCCATGGGATCAGCTTTATTTTCCTTGGCCTTTGAAAAAGCTTCTGTACAATTCTCGCTGCCTAATGAAAAGATTATTGCCGCTAAAGCTATGGATTACATGACTTTCAAAACTTATTGCCAAGAATTTCTCAATCAAAAACCAGGATCAGAAATTCCTGTATATATTCATGGGAAAGACCGTTAG
- a CDS encoding 1-acyl-sn-glycerol-3-phosphate acyltransferase, translating into MHFSTYLLQAFGNQSLPEPLYQKFQIYHQNYLDAATKKCSLEKAEELCLQWLKIVIEDLKDPFIFPPYHKKIRSPVDLFNFGKQFFSVLVDDENSKIYNLHQLDHIQEFIDRKDNVILLANHQTECDPQLMYYALGKTHPKLVENMIFVAGDRVTSDPLARPFSMGCDLLCIYSRRHINNPPEQKEEKLHHNQKSMKTLKTLLKEGGKFIYVAPAGGRDRKTHENLLYPTEFQPESIEMFRLLTKASARPAHFYPFALKTYDILPPPPTVEDAIGEYRAIFFAPLFFSFGEEILLEHLCSEEELSECDKRSQRALRSKKAFSILTQLYEEL; encoded by the coding sequence ATGCATTTTTCTACGTATTTACTACAGGCCTTTGGCAATCAATCCTTGCCCGAGCCTTTGTATCAGAAGTTTCAGATATATCATCAAAACTATCTTGATGCTGCAACAAAAAAATGTTCTTTGGAGAAAGCAGAGGAACTATGTCTACAATGGCTGAAAATTGTGATTGAGGATCTCAAGGACCCTTTTATCTTCCCCCCTTACCATAAGAAAATTCGCTCACCAGTAGACTTATTTAATTTTGGCAAGCAATTTTTCTCAGTTCTTGTAGATGATGAGAATTCTAAAATTTACAATCTTCATCAACTAGATCATATTCAAGAATTCATAGATCGCAAAGATAACGTTATTCTACTTGCAAATCATCAAACAGAATGTGACCCCCAGTTGATGTACTATGCTTTAGGAAAAACTCATCCCAAGCTAGTAGAAAATATGATTTTCGTAGCAGGAGATCGCGTGACTTCTGATCCCCTAGCACGTCCGTTTAGTATGGGTTGTGATTTATTATGCATCTATTCAAGACGTCATATTAATAATCCTCCAGAACAAAAGGAGGAGAAGCTTCATCATAATCAAAAGAGTATGAAAACATTGAAAACTCTACTTAAGGAAGGGGGTAAGTTTATTTATGTAGCTCCTGCAGGAGGTAGAGATAGAAAAACACATGAAAATCTTCTTTATCCCACAGAATTTCAACCAGAAAGCATAGAGATGTTTCGATTATTAACGAAAGCATCGGCAAGACCCGCTCATTTCTATCCATTCGCATTAAAAACTTACGACATCCTCCCACCCCCACCAACAGTAGAAGATGCTATTGGAGAATATCGAGCAATTTTCTTTGCTCCCCTTTTCTTCAGTTTTGGAGAGGAGATTTTATTAGAACATCTATGCTCTGAAGAAGAACTTTCAGAATGTGATAAGCGTAGTCAACGAGCATTAAGATCAAAAAAAGCATTCTCCATTTTAACACAGCTATATGAGGAATTATAA